The DNA region TGGCAGGTGGCAGCGGACGCCAACAACTCCGGCCACACCTACCCGGACCAGTCGCTCTACCCGGCCAACTCGGTTCCCACGGTGGTCCGGCGCATCAACAACGCCCTGCTCCGGGCTGACCAGATCGAGTTCTCCGAAGGCATCCAGACGGTTGAGGACTGGATGGTGCCGATCGTTGCCGACGCCGAGGCCGGCTTCGGCGGGCCGCTGAACGCCTACGAGCTCATGAAATCCATGATCCAGGCCGGCGCGTCAGGCGTGCACTGGGAAGACCAGCTCGCCTCGGAGAAGAAGTGCGGCCACCTCGGCGGCAAGGTCCTGATCCCCAGCCAGCAGCACGTCCGCACCCTGAACGCCGCCCGCCTTGCCGCCGACGTTGCCGGCACCCCGTCCGTGGTCATCGCCCGCACCGACGCCGAAGCGGCCACCCTGATCACCTCCGACGTGGACGAGCGCGACCAGGAATTCATCACCGGTGAGAGGACTGCCGAGGGCTTCTACAAGGTCCGCAACGGCATCGAACCCTGCATCGCCCGCGCCAAGGCCTACGCACCGTACTCGGACCTCATCTGGATGGAGACCGGCACCCCGGACCTCGAGCTTGCCCGCAAGTTCGCCGAGGCCGTCAAAGCCGACTTCCCAGACCAGATGCTCTCCTACAACTGCTCACCGTCGTTCAACTGGCGCAAGCACCTGGACGATGCCACCATCGCCAAGTTCCAGCGTGAACTCGGCGCCATGGGCTTCACCTTCCAGTTCATCACCCTGGCCGGCTTCCACGCCCTGAACTACTCGATGTTCGATCTCGCCCACGGCTACGCCCGTGAAGGCATGAGCGCGTACGTCGAACTCCAGGACAAGGAATTCGCCTCCGAGTCCCGCGGCTACACCGCGACAAAGCACCAGCGCGAAGTCGGCACCGGCTACTTCGACGACATCGCCACTGCGCTCAACCCGAACGCATCCACGCTGGCCCTGAACGGTTCCACCGAAGCAGATCAGTTCCACTAATTTCCCCAAGTAAGTAGCAGTAAGTGTCGTTTTGGAGGCTCAAAACGACACTTACTGCTACCCAGATGGGCCATGCACGAGGAGAAGTCCGATGAACAGCTTTACTGACAACGTCACTATCAACGGCATTACTTTGACTGCCCAGCCCATCCAGCGGCAGGGCGAGGTCCTCACTCCGGATGCCCTCGAGTTCGTGGGCCGGCTGCACAATGCAACGGCGCCCCGCCTTCACGAGCTGATGCAGGCCCGCCGTGACCGGCGCACCGAGATCCGTCAGGGCAAGGACCCGCGTTTCCTCCCCGAGACCGCTGACATCCGCAACGATCCGGAGTGGCGGGTCGCTCCCCCGGCTCCGGGCCTGGAAGACCGCCGCGTGGAAATCACCGGACCGGTGGATCAGAAGATGACCATCAACGCCCTGAACTCCGGCGCCAAGGTGTGGCTCGCGGACATGGAAGACTCCTCCACCCCCACCTGGCGGAACGTCATCAAGGGCCAGCTGAACCTCACCGACGCACTGGAACGCCGGATCGACTTCACCAGCCCCGAAGGCAAGGAATACAAGCTCCGCCCCACCGCGGAACTGCCCACCATCGTGGTCCGTCCCCGTGGCTGGCACCTGCCCGAAAAGCACATGCTCATCGACGGCACCCCGGTCGCCGGTGGCATCGTGGACTTCGGCCTGTTCTTCTTCCACAACGCCCGCCGCCTGATCGCCCAGGGCAAGGGCCCGTACTTCTACCTGCCCAAGATCGAGAACCACCTCGAAGCCCGCCTGTGGAATGACATCTTCATCCTGGCCCAGGACCTGCTCGGCATCCCGCAGGGCACCATCCGCGCCACCGTGCTGATCGAAACCATCACCGCGGCCTTCGAAATGGAGGAGATCCTCTACGAACTCCGAGACCACGCCTCAGGCCTGAACGCCGGCCGATGGGACTACATCTTCTCCCTCATCAAGAACTTCCGCACCCGCGGCCCCCGGTTCGTCCTGCCGGACCGCGCCCAGGTCACCATGACCCAGCCGTTCATGCGCGCCTACACCGAACAACTGGTCCGTGCCTGCCACAAACGCGGCGCCATGGCCATCGGCGGAATGGCCGCCGCCGTCCCCAACCGCAAGGACGAAGCAGCCAACACCAACGCCTTCGAGAAAGTCCGTGCGGACAAGACCCGCGAGGCCAATGACGGCTTCGACGGTTCCTGGGTGGCCCACCCGGACCTGGTTCCGGTCTGCCGCGAGGTCTTGGACGACATCCTGGGCGAGCGTCCCAACCAGCTGGACCGCAGCCGCGAAAGACGTCACCCCCGATGATCGCGCCCTGATCAACGTGGCCGCCACCGAAGGGACCATCACCGAAACGGGCATCCGGAACAACATCGAAGTGGGCATCCGCTACATCGAATCCTGGCTCCGCGGCAACGGTGCGGTCGCCATCCACAACCTCATGGAGGACGCCGCCACCGCGGAAATCTCCCGCTCCCAGCTGTGGCAATGGATCTACGCCCGCGCCATCACCGACCGCGGCGAGATCATCACCCGCCGCTGGGTCGAGGACATGCTCGATGAGGAATTCGCCAAACTCGAACGCTTCGAAGGGGACCGCTTCGCCGACGCACGGGACATCTTCGAAGAAGTCACCCTCGACCCTGCCTTCCCCGCCTTCCTGACGGTTCCCGCCTACGCCCGCTTCCTCGACGGATCCAGCGAACCGGAAATCCTGGCCGGCTGAAACTTCCGTCCGCCGGTCGGCGACGCCTTCGCAACAGGCACCCCGAGAGACGGGCCGCGGCCCGGCGTGCGGAAACTCAGCTTCATCGCCCACGCCCCCGCATGGATTTGTGTGGGGCGGGTCCGCCGGATCCGGACCACCCTTCTTTTGTGGATAAAGAGCACATTTCCAACGCAGCACATAGCAGAGAAAGCAAAGAGGTTTACCAATGTCCAACGCCCCGACATCATCCGACCAGGCACAGCAGGGCGACGCCTTTGAAAACCTGCTCCGTGAGAACCGCCAGTTCGCGCCGTCGGCGGAATTCGCCGCCGACGCCGTTGCCACCGCAGCCGACTACACGGAGGCCGACGCCGACCGCCCCGCCTTCTGGGCCCGGCAGGCCCGCGAACTGCTGACCTGGAACAAAGACTTCACCCAGCCCCTGGATTGGTCCAACCCGCCGTTCGCCAAGTGGTTCGTCGGAGGCGAGGTCAACGCTGCCTACAACGCACTTGACCGCCACGTCGAGAACGGCCTTGGGGACCGCGTCGCGATCTACTTCGAGGGCGAACCGGGAGACACCCGCACGTACACGTACGCGCAGCTCACCGACGAGGTGAAGAAGGCCGCTAACGCCTTTGAATCCCTCGGCGTTTCCAAGGGTGACAGGGTAGCCGTCTACCTGCCCATGATCCCGGAGGCAGTCATCACGCTCCTGGCGTGCGCCCGGATCGGTGCCGTCCATTCCGTGGTGTTCGGCGGTTTCTCCGCGGACGCCCTCCGGTCGCGGATTGAAGATGCCGAGGCCAAACTGGTGGTCACAGCCGACGGCACCTACCGGCGCGGCAAGCCCAGCGCCCTCAAGCCCGCCGTGGATGAAGCATTGTCCCGGGACGGCCACAGCGTGCAAAACGTTGTGGTGGTCAAGCGCAACGGCCAGGACGTGGACTGGCACGAAGGCCGGGACCACTGGTGGGCCGACACCGTCGAGGCCGCCTCCACCGGTCACACAGCCGTGGGCCATGACTCCGAGCACCCGCTGTTCATCCTCTACACCTCCGGAACCACGGGCAAGCCCAAGGGCATCCTGCACACCACCGGCGGCTACCTCACACAGACCGCGTACACCCACAAGGCAGTCTTCGACCTGCACCCTGAGACAGACGTCTACTGGTGCACGGCCGACGTCGGATGGGTCACCGGCCATTCCTACGTCGCCTACGCCCCGCTCATCAACGGCGCCACCCAGGTCATGTACGAAGGTACCCCCGACGCCCCGCACCAGGGCCGCTGGTGGGAGATCGTTGAAAAGTACAAGGTCTCCATCCTCTACACCGCGCCCACGGCCATCCGCACGTTCATGAAGTGGGGCCGGGACATCCCGGACAAGTACGATCTCTCCTCGATCCGGGTGCTGGGTTCGGTGGGCGAATCCATCAACCCCGAGGCCTGGATGTGGTACCGGGACGTCATCGGCGCCAATGCCGGCAAGAACGGCGAGAAGAAGGACCACCCCGCCCCCATTGTCGACACCTGGTGGCAGACCGAAACGGGCGCGCAGATGATCGCCCCGCTCCCGGGAGTCACCGCCACCAAACCAGGCTCCGCGCAGGTCCCCCTGCCAGGCATCGCCGTGGACGTCGTGGATGAACAGGGCGAATCCGTGCCCAACGGCCACGGCGGGTTCCTGGTGATCCGCGAACCGTGGCCCGCCATGCTCCGCGGCATCTGGGGCGACCCCGAACGGTTCAAAGACACCTACTGGTCCCGCTTCGAAACCATGTACTTCGCCGGGGACGGGGCCAAGAAGGACGAGGACGGGGACATCTGGCTCCTGGGCCGCGTGGACGACGTCATGAACATATCCGGCCACCGGCTCTCCACCACCGAAATCGAATCCGCACTCGTATCCCACCCCGCCGTGGCCGAGGCCGCCGTGGTGGGCGCCGCGGACGAGACCACCGGCCAGGCCGTCGTCGCGTTTGTCATCCTGCGCGGGAACGCCGTGGACTCCGGCGACGCCATCGTCCAGGAACTCCGCAACCACGTGGGAAAGGAAATCGGCCCCATCGCCAAACCCAAAACCATCCTCGTGGTCCCGGAACTCCCCAAAACCCGTTCCGGCAAAATCATACGCCGCCTCCTCAAGGACGTGGCCGAGGGCCGCGAAGTGGGCGACGCCACCACCCTGGCAGACAACACCGTCATGGCCCAGATCGCCCAATCACTGAAAAAATAGCCCCACTCAACGCTCAAAAACTCGTAGCTGAAGCCAGCCGCCCGGGCACGGACGGACTCCTCACCCACGCACAACGCCAGCAGGAATTGAACCTCGCCCTACTTAGGACGTACACAGAATGATTAACAGACACGTTGCAATCCCAGGGATGCGCCGCACGGATGAATGGGAATCCCTGGTAGGAAGGGTGGTGGACGTTCATCTCGACAATGACCTTCACCGACGGGGCATGGTCGAAGATGTCATGCCCGACTCATCCGGTCTCTGGATAGCAGCTCAAGGCTCTTGCTCCCGCGAATTTGTCGATAAGGCGAGCGGTTACACGGTATGGACGGACCCGTGGACACTGCTTTAGCCCATGCGGCTACTTCGGTGGTTGGACCTAAATAGCATCAGATTCCGGGACAGTCCCGAGAAACTTCCGTAGGCAGTTCCGTTCGCCTGCGGGTGCGCATATGCTCGGCCCACAGCTACCGCTAAGGGGAGTTGCAAACTAGAGGAACAACCACGGGATTCACCTTCGAAGGAGAATGATCATGGATTCGGAAGCCAAGGTTCTTGTCGGCGTGGACGGTTCGGACTCGTCCATCCAAGCGCTCCGTCTGGGGGCGCAGTTGGCGCCCGCCCTGAACGCCACCATTATCGCTATTGCCTGTTGGGATTTTCCGGAGATTTACGCCGGATACGTTCCACCGGATTTCGCCCGGTTTGAAGCGGCTGCATCGAAGACTCTTGCGGACGCCTTGGAAAAGGCGTTCGGTGAGGAGACTCCGGAAAGGCTGAACTCGCAACTGGTCCGCGGACCGGCTGCGGCGAAGCTCGTGGAAGCGGCTGCCGGCGCTTCACTGCTGGTGGTTGGACGACGGGGCCACGGGGGATTCCTTGGCATGCACCTCGGCTCCGTGAGCTCTGCGTGCGTTGCCCACGCGGACTGCCCCGTCCTGGTTCTGCATGCCGAAAGCAGCCACCGCGCCCATCATCTATGGAAGGGCTCCAAGGCGAAAGGACAGACCCTCTGAAAAGCCGGGATTCCGCCTCTCAAGCCGCAGGACACGGCTTCTCACAGGAACCGGGTCCCTCTTATTTCGCCGCGCCGTCCACGCGGTTGCCGGATTGGTCGAACTCGTGGCCTTCGATTTCGTGGCGGATTTCGGCGGCGATGGGGTCCAGTTTCCGGTTGGAGTAGCTGACATACCAGCCCGTAATGGCGAAGGTGGAAACAAATTGAAGAAGGCCCATGATGAGCCCGATGTTGATGTTTCCCCAGACCTTAATGGACATGAATCCGGCGGCATAGTCAGCCAGCAAGACGTAGGCAAAATACCAGAGCAGGAAGGCAATGGCCATGGGAAAGACAAAGCTGCGGTGACGTTTGCGAAGTTCCTGGAACCGCTTGGTCGACTGGACTTGCTTAAAATCCACGGACGCCGCTGCGTCCGGAGTTTCGGCTTCGTTACCCATCGTTCCTCCTCATTGAGACTTACAGTCCACACCGGCTGAACAGACGTCCGGCCAATGTGACTGCTCTCACTGTGGCGCGTGGCGGCCGCCGTCCCATTGTCTCCCATAGCCCCGATTTAGTCTCGCCCTACTGCGACATCCAGCCGAATTGAGACGCACAGAAAAGGAATTATCTCGGAAATCACGCGCCCTTTGCAGCAGAGCGGCACAGAGCGGGAGTTCGCTATCCGTGGATTAGCCCCGCTGTCTGGTGACTCGATCTGTGCATAACCAGCGTTGGAGGTCTGCCATGAGGGCCACCGGTGCAAACTGTCGGCCGCACCACGTGAACGTTCGGTCGAGTATCACTCGTCCATGGTCGCAGGGTGCTGTGAGTTCTAAGAATGTTCGGCCTACGGAGCTCTTGGTGGCAGCACAGGCAGCCGGTTAGCCCCCAGGTGTAGGGAGCATGGCGGGACGTACCATTCGAATCTCGGGCAATTCGTGCCAGTCAGGTGGAAGCAGCTTGCGTGCGCCGTCAGGGCGGAAACCGCTCTTACGATAGAAAGCCCTCGCCCGGGGATTGTCCTCGAGCACCCAGAGGTAGGCTGCTGAGTCTCCTATGGCGGCCTTCAACAGTGCCGTCCCGAGCCCTGTGCCGTAGGTGCTCCTGAGTGAGTAGATGGAATAGAGCTCCAGTGTTTTCGGCCGGTCCTCATCGCGCCCCGGACCGGCGTCGGCCAATCCAACAATTTCGTTGTTCCCATCCAAGGCGATGATCCGGGGGTCTGTGCTGTCCAGATAGGGCCGGCGTCTTTGGACCCTTTCGGGAATGCTTGCACGGCGGGCCTTGAAAAACTCCGGGGGCAACACGTGCGCGTAGCACTCCTCGTGGGCCAAGGTGTGCATACGGACGACGGCATCAGCATCCTCAGCACTGGCCTGCCGGATCTGATAACGCATCTTCTCAGCCTAACGTCACTGACCTGGGGCGGGGTTGCGAGTCGCTTAGGTCGTGGGAGCCTCGGCAAGCGACAGACTGTTTCCGTCCGGATCAAGAACGACGACGTGGCGCACGCCGTTGCCATACGTTTCCACCGGCCGGCTCCAACTCCGGCGACCTCAACTGGAAAAACTGGGACGTGTCGCAGTACTTCGGCCAAATTGCCCGGATCCGGATAGTGGACAACGCCACCGGCCCCTGGGGACACCCTGACCCTGGACAACATGGTCCTGGGCTCGGTCCCTGCGAAACCCCGCAGCACTGAAACAACCGTAAACCTGATCGTCAACGGCCAAACCGTGCGGACGGCCACGGGAACGGACAGTGAACATCTGGACTGGACCGCCTGGGACGTCAAGGAATTCCGGGGCAGCCAGGCCACCATCAAACTGGTGGACAACAACCG from Arthrobacter pascens includes:
- the aceA gene encoding isocitrate lyase — translated: MTAAFEPTQPTPEEQATALEQEWAANPRWEGVTRDYKATDVVRLRGRVSEEHTLARRGSEKLWKQLTEEHKTGGYTNALGALTGNQAVQQVKAGLRAIYLSGWQVAADANNSGHTYPDQSLYPANSVPTVVRRINNALLRADQIEFSEGIQTVEDWMVPIVADAEAGFGGPLNAYELMKSMIQAGASGVHWEDQLASEKKCGHLGGKVLIPSQQHVRTLNAARLAADVAGTPSVVIARTDAEAATLITSDVDERDQEFITGERTAEGFYKVRNGIEPCIARAKAYAPYSDLIWMETGTPDLELARKFAEAVKADFPDQMLSYNCSPSFNWRKHLDDATIAKFQRELGAMGFTFQFITLAGFHALNYSMFDLAHGYAREGMSAYVELQDKEFASESRGYTATKHQREVGTGYFDDIATALNPNASTLALNGSTEADQFH
- the acs gene encoding acetate--CoA ligase — protein: MSNAPTSSDQAQQGDAFENLLRENRQFAPSAEFAADAVATAADYTEADADRPAFWARQARELLTWNKDFTQPLDWSNPPFAKWFVGGEVNAAYNALDRHVENGLGDRVAIYFEGEPGDTRTYTYAQLTDEVKKAANAFESLGVSKGDRVAVYLPMIPEAVITLLACARIGAVHSVVFGGFSADALRSRIEDAEAKLVVTADGTYRRGKPSALKPAVDEALSRDGHSVQNVVVVKRNGQDVDWHEGRDHWWADTVEAASTGHTAVGHDSEHPLFILYTSGTTGKPKGILHTTGGYLTQTAYTHKAVFDLHPETDVYWCTADVGWVTGHSYVAYAPLINGATQVMYEGTPDAPHQGRWWEIVEKYKVSILYTAPTAIRTFMKWGRDIPDKYDLSSIRVLGSVGESINPEAWMWYRDVIGANAGKNGEKKDHPAPIVDTWWQTETGAQMIAPLPGVTATKPGSAQVPLPGIAVDVVDEQGESVPNGHGGFLVIREPWPAMLRGIWGDPERFKDTYWSRFETMYFAGDGAKKDEDGDIWLLGRVDDVMNISGHRLSTTEIESALVSHPAVAEAAVVGAADETTGQAVVAFVILRGNAVDSGDAIVQELRNHVGKEIGPIAKPKTILVVPELPKTRSGKIIRRLLKDVAEGREVGDATTLADNTVMAQIAQSLKK
- a CDS encoding universal stress protein gives rise to the protein MDSEAKVLVGVDGSDSSIQALRLGAQLAPALNATIIAIACWDFPEIYAGYVPPDFARFEAAASKTLADALEKAFGEETPERLNSQLVRGPAAAKLVEAAAGASLLVVGRRGHGGFLGMHLGSVSSACVAHADCPVLVLHAESSHRAHHLWKGSKAKGQTL
- a CDS encoding DUF485 domain-containing protein, producing MGNEAETPDAAASVDFKQVQSTKRFQELRKRHRSFVFPMAIAFLLWYFAYVLLADYAAGFMSIKVWGNINIGLIMGLLQFVSTFAITGWYVSYSNRKLDPIAAEIRHEIEGHEFDQSGNRVDGAAK
- a CDS encoding GNAT family N-acetyltransferase, translated to MRYQIRQASAEDADAVVRMHTLAHEECYAHVLPPEFFKARRASIPERVQRRRPYLDSTDPRIIALDGNNEIVGLADAGPGRDEDRPKTLELYSIYSLRSTYGTGLGTALLKAAIGDSAAYLWVLEDNPRARAFYRKSGFRPDGARKLLPPDWHELPEIRMVRPAMLPTPGG